The window TTTTGCTATTGGTCCCAATCCATTCTTTCAGTTTATCTACGCACTTCTGACTAAAGGCGCATTGGAAAAATAGATGGTTCACCGTTTCACTTTCCAAACCGCAAATTGGGCATGTGTCAATATCGACGACTCCAGCAAGATTAAGGCGATGTTTTGTTTTCAGACAATTGTTGAACGCCAACCGTGCTATGAATCTATTTCTGGTGGTACCAATCCTGCTCCATACTATGTTGTTCCACCTGACTCTTTCTTCTCCCCCCCTAAGGTCGTTGTTATGATGGTGTGTTCATCCACCTCATTAACTTGTCCTTGACCTTGCATAGCTTTGTAACGACCCAGATGGATGTGATGGAGGGGATGAAACATAACCAGTTGCCTCCTTTTATGTACACCTCATGTATCCATTTAACCCAAAAGAACTCTTGGAGGATGCTGATGTGCCAAGCAAATTTACTAACCGCAACTAAATTCTAGAACTTTAAGTCTCTTATTCCAAGGCCCCTTTCTTTCTTTGGCTTACACACTTTCTCCCAGCTAATGTTCCCAGGGCTCTTGGATTCAGTGGAGCCATAACATAGGAAAGATCTGCAAATTGCGTTCACTTGTCAGAGGACCTTTTTGGAAAGTATGACAGCTTTACACCAATAGTTGGTTGTACTCATGAGGACGGAGTTGACTAACTGGAGGCAAGTAGTGTAGGAAAGATTTTTGCATACCAGAATTTGATCTGGGCTGTCATCTTGTCTACCAAATACTTACAATCTTTGACTGAGAACCTTCTCGATGTGAGAGGCATCCCAAGGTACTTGACTGGGAGGCTATCAAAATTGTAGTCTATGATCTGCTTAACCTGATCCTTGAATTCATTGCTGACTCCTGCAAGGTATATGCCTGATTTAGAATTGTTGGCTTGTTGGCTGGAGCATGAGGAGAAGTAGTTTATCATCTTAATCAGGATACTGATGGATTGTAGGTCACCTTTATAGAATAGCATAAGGTCATCTGCAAAAGCTTGATGAATGAGCTTAAGCTTGCTACATCTAGGGTGAAATTTAAACTCTGGTTATTCGCTGGCCATGTTAAGGGCCCTCGAGAGGTATTCCATGCCTATTACAAAGAGTAAGGAGACATTAGATCTCCTTGTCTGACTCCTCTTTTGGCTTGGAATATGGTGAGGGGGCTGCCAATGATAACCAACGAGTACTGAGTAGACGTGACGCACGCATGACGATCTCTATGAACTTCCTTGGGAAACTGAGAGCTATTAACATATCATGTAGGATGTCCTAATCAAGTGTATCATAGGCTTTCTTGAGGTCTATTTTTAAGAGGCAACTGAGGGAGCAATTCTTCTAACCATAATGGTTGATTATATCTTGACATAAGAAGATGTTATGCAGGATGCTTCTTCCTTCAATAAAGGCTCCTTGTGTGGGGTTTATGATGGATCCCAGTACAAGTCGTAGCTTCCTGCGGATGAGTTTTGAAATACACTTGTATATAACATTGCAACAAGAGATTGGACAATAGTCACTTGAGGTGTTTGGGGAGGCGACCTTTGGAATGAGGGTGATAGCTGTTGTGTTCCAAGATTTCAGGAGGGTGCTATTTGCAAAAAAGTCCTGAACTGCTTTCACAACATCTGTACTAACAATCTCCCAAGCAGCCTTATAAAACCCAATGTTGAAACCATCCAAATCTGGTGCTTTTTCTTCTGGAATGCTCCATATGGCTTCTTTAATCTCATTTGGGGTGAAATTTAGATTGAAAAGATTTTGTTGGTCCGGACTGAGCATAGGGCCATTATTTCTCACGTTCATGTTGATTTTCGATCCCTCCTTCATTTTACATCCAAGGAGGTCTATGTAATACTTCTGGAACATTTCCTGGATTCCCTTGGATCCTAATAGTGCGATCTTGAAGGTGTAGGACGTTTATAGTATTGCATTTCTTCCGGTGCTGAATAGAATGGTGAAAGTATCTGGTATTGTCATAATCCAAAGTGAGCCAATTGAGTTTGGCTTTCTATATGAGGCCTGCTTCCCATTCTTTCTTTAATATCCTATAAACCTCTAATTTTATGCATTCGACATCAGCTAGATATTTGTCCCCAGGGTGTAGGTGGAGCTCCTGTTGGGCTTTGTTAAGCTCATCTTCAGCTTTAGCCAAGTCCACTGTTCTGTATTCTTGAACCGTAATTTACATGCCTCCTTAACCAACTTGAGATTATGATCGAGGTGATTTGAGTTCCCACACGGGCGGGTGCGCCATGCTTCTCGGATGGTTTCAATGAAATCTCTGTGTTTTCCCCAGTGATTGAGGAACTTACAAGGTTTTTTACGTTTAGGGGGCTCTAGGAATTGAACCAGCATTGATGTGTGGTGGAAGTATCCTTCCGAAAGAAAGTAGACCTCAGTTGTGGGAAATAAGCTCTCCCATACTGGGTTTCCCATCACTCTGTCAATCTTGCTTAGCACCCTAGCTTCCCCTCTTTTCTTGTTAGACCATGTAAAAAATCTCCTGGTACTTTTCAAGTCATAAATCTCACAATTCCCCATGCATTGTCGAAGAGGCTCTATTTCATTGAGGCATGATTTTTGACCTATCCTCTTCTTTAGATTGGCTATGCAGTTGAAATCTCGTAGGACTATCCAAGGCCCTGTTAGAGTTGCACCTATAGTCTCGAGCTCAGAAAGCATAATACTCCTCTCTTTCTTATCTGTTGCCCCATACACAAAGGAGCATGCAAAACTATCACCTACATATGGGCTGACGACTAGATGGATGACTTGGCCGTAACGAACCGTATGTCTACTTTTATTTCCTCGGCTTTCCAGGCTACTATGATCCTACCTCCCTTGTGATGAGCTAGGTTGCACGAGATACACCAAGACGGGCAGATTCTTTGGTAAAGGGCACATATGCCTTGCCGCTTTACTTTCGTTTCTAGGAGGCTAAATAGGCTTACGTTGTGGTTGGAGATGAAACGGGTCACTTCAGCTTGTTTACTAACCTTATTTAGCCCCCTGACATGCCAAGTGAGGATGTTATTCATGATCCTGGATGGAGTAAGTCCCTAGCACTTTGATAGGTAGGATCTTATCATGAGATCTCTCGGAAGATTGGTTTTCTATGGTGGAGTCCGAGAGCATAGTGTAGGAATTAAATATTGGGACTTGGCCACTATGTTCATTGTGTTGGCCTTTCTAATTCACCCCCATCTGTTGCGCTGCTGAATGTGGCTCACTACTGGATTCAAGGAGTGTGGTGCACTGACTTTCCAATTGGATTGGAGGTTGTATCATCGTGCCTTCACTTGCCCCTCTTTTATCTTATTCTTTTGTGTGAGCAATCTGACTACCTTTAATTTCTTCACCCATACTCTTCTAGGTTGTTTCTTAGGTTGTTGGTTCGAGGTTTTATGGGTTCGACAAACACCTAGTTGATGGCCAAGTTGCTGACATTGGTGGCACCAGTTGGGTTTCTAGTCATATTGTATAGTTTATTTAACCAATTCATCATATTCATTTGTGAAGAACACCTCATCCGGTAGGCCATTTTCTTTATGTCCATTTCTATTAGGGCTCTAGCATACATTAACCTATCCTTACTCTTGGTAGCATTGTCTACTTTAAGAACATTACCCAAAAGCCCAGCAATCTTCCTGATACATCTTTCACCCCAATATTGCATTGCTAGGGCTGGTAAGTGTACCCATATTGGGATGGTGGATAGGTCTTCTTTTTCCAATGAAATCTTGACTTTCCATGGCTTGATGATGAAAGACTTCTTGTCAAAGAGGATGCCACTCATCTCACAAACTTTGTCTAGCTAGTTTATCATTCAATCTCACAATGAAGACACCCTTCCTAACCATACCAACTCTCTCCACATCAAGGTCTTTTCATATTCGTTTCATATACCCATCGATAAGATGTAATGGGGGATTGGCTCCTATGACATAGCATACTACTGCAGACTCCCAATATTTGACTTCATCTTCAATATCCTTAAAGGTGATTTTAACAATGTTAGGGACCATACCTTAAGGCTGCACACTTTTGCCTTGTTCTGGTGCTGAAAACGACACTTGTTGCTGCCCCATTTCATGTTGCTTACTAGTCTGGTTCATCTAAGCTAAAGGCTGCACTAATTCCCGTGTTCTGGAACTGAATTCGACAAATGCTACAGCCCCTCTTCATGAGTCTGGTTCAATTGAGCTGCGGCTAACTACGGTCAACCTTTCATGAGCTTTGAATAATTGATGCCTAGCTCTGTTTCAAAGTATCAGGTGATGGTGTTGGGTTCGTTTCCCCCAATTCATGCGAATTAGGGTTTGCTTCTTCCTTCTCCATCGCTGATCTGCTGTCATTGCTACACGGTGTTGATGGTTCACCGGTTAACTGTGGTGGTTCAACAAGCTTCGCTGCTTCCTTCCTCGGCCTACCTAGCCCCCTAGTCATGGCGGGTCCACCCATACTGGATGAGGAACCAGGATCGCTATCAAGAGAGAGAGGGGAAAGCGTGTTCTttcttctattattattattattattattattattattattattattattattattattattataataataattattattattattattattattattattttaggtgttattaattattatttcaaattaataacaataataataataataataataataataataataataataataataataataattattattattattattattattattattattattatcattattattataattaattaaatattaattaattaataaataaatatataaataataattttaataatataaataatgtaataatattattatattaattaattaattaattaattaacaatattgattaattaataataatatatacatgattatttaataattaaaataacattaatgacatttttattatttaattatttaattgaataatattaatattaattaattaatttcttgattagataataataataataataataataataataataataataataataataataataataataataataataataataataataataactttatgaaatcaaataaaatcatatcagatcagattagatcagaccagatcataTCAAATCAGACTAGATCATAACGATTCAGATCAGATAAGAGTGAAGATCAGGCCTTAgtaaattcagatcagatccaATCAGATCAAACGAAGAGAACAGCCCTGAGCCTTACTTAATGTAAGAATCATTGCTTATGGTTCTGGGTTATCCAATTTGAGACCTTTAGGTAAGGTTGGTTGTAATATCATGTAATTacgttaaaaaaaattgtatgagACGGTATCACCGTGAGATATATCtcatatataagttaaatagtccaataatataaatttgtagcatataagtTTCTTGTTATGAGGTTGTTTCAACAAAAggccgtctctcacaagagtaccTCATTTTATAGccagaaaaaataataaaggaaaagAAATACACTCCAAAGCAAACGTTTTTGTTTGGCTCATAGGCCAAATACAacacaagtcttgtatgagattgtctAACTATGAGATTATTTCAtgtaattaatcaatttctctaattgatcactttaagtttATAACTGGTcattctaagactataaaaatcgaatactttaaggttataagaaATCACTTAAagacaataagtaaatattaaatcaGCCCAATAAACATGCTCTCGGTGAGAAACCGTCTCATTAGAGAATTGTAAATACAATTTAGATGCCTTTTAACTATGGTCCAAACACACCGATAATGTGTTGAGCATGGCTCAAACTATCATGTAATATGTTCTGAGTCATGGCCTAATCACATCTAGGTTGTACTTGAGCCAAAACCCAAATACAATCTTGACTCATTTCGCTTTTTTTTGCCTTTATACTATAAAGAGACATAACttattgttggcctcttaggttttgatgatgacttcacttctaaataaacaaacatgttttagagattgttttgtaggtgaatattcgattttgttaatcgttgatgaagcctatgacttggttcgtggaagttgtacatgtctcaaatatccaagaagttggacaattgctttagaagtcagtttactgttcctaaagttaaagtcctgacgaaagttgtagatggagacagtgcgctgttccccacgatacaggtctgaagaagacattgactggaagttacgaaaattacgttttctatttttggttaatgtaaaaggttaaaagtttaattagttgcttaattaaattaatttattaattggcaaaaagttttttctaaacgcctaaaaatatggagaagacttattcctcactttgaattagtctcctataaattcggacacccaagagatttattctctactttgaacaagtctcctataatttaggatcttcctagtgactcatgtactattaaccgtacaagagaaccgcagtcattttccacctctactttcaataacttcccaattttctttgggagcaagtaagtaaatggaagtcatggggtgagtgcactacatggaaatcgtgggttgagtgcactgatggcttttccctttataaacgagggaagcTACGCTCAAGCGAAGTATGCATTAAAAGTGTCcattaagggagatcaattaagaaaaatattcaaagttattttaatgccaattaattcattatatttttcttgagcaactacttaattttaatcttcttaagaattggccttgtaagggtaattgagtgtttttgttgtaactagacttaagggaagtctaggggaatagagaagcttcaagagaagcgtgagaagagaaagagaaggaaaaaagaagagaagagaaataggcctagagtagagaagcttcaagtgaagcatatttgttttatgtaattgtaattgattgcctaaaacatagtgagaattttgaaatcccggggggtcgtggtttttccttcttattaggccaagaaggtttccacgtaaaatctttgtctccttttattaattttcttttcgtttttgagtttaagttttgttctttacttgatacaattccgcaaaaattagaggcaaaaatcttaaacctaatacacaacaattcaccccccccttttgttgcattcgatcatctattagcattcatacacttataattatatttgattgtATTTGTGGTTAATGTCTATTTTGCAGACATAAAATGACTTGTACATTGATATGCCTAATTTTTAAAATCCTTGACGTGTCAAATTTATTGTTATGAAATTGAGAGCAAAAAGGCTATGGATAATATAATAGGAAACAAAAAGAGAAAAACGAATATGGGAAGGAGTAAGAATCAAGTCGAGTCAGGTCATTTTTTCATCCTAACTTCCTCGAACCATGATGAATATCTTTATCATCTACATCAGTGTCATATAATTCACTAATCTTCTTGCGAATTAAAAAGTAAAgcaaaatataatcaatttcaaactatttattgttttaaccaaattgcaaattcaaaaacaaattaactaaaaaaacacaaaatatgtTGCACTTATAGATCAAATGACCACACTATATACTAATACATCTAAGTGTAACTCAAatacttattttgtttttgggaTAACTCAAATACTTAATTATTAACTCAATATGCACAAAATCTATTTTAGTCTTACTTGAAAACCAACCAATAATATGTAAGAGAGTAAAATCAATCCGAGAAGGCCCAAGTAATGCCAACAAAGCCTTGAAAACTACCATCATTACAGATCTAAAAAACGATCCAAATCATGAAACGTATTCGGTAAAATAGTTTATTAGACAATTTTAGCCTATTTTAACACACAAATAGAAAGTTGGGTAATCAAACTATATAATgttagtgtttggtaaattagtcgGCTTATTAATATGAATCAgctatttttgaacaagctaCTTCAAGCAAAACGTTCAAATATAAAATCTATTGTTCAAATCAACCACTCAAATTAACTATCGACTAACAGTTATTAGTTGCTTACCAAACACCCCATATCTTTTTCCCATATCCATAttaatattcttttttatttaggATAGGCTAGAGAATCTCTACTTGCAAGGTAGAAAAAAATTAAGTCTTCCTAGAGTCGGTGGAATTAAACCTCTGCCACAAGGATAAAAGGAAAAGTTCCCAACCACCACATCAATCCATAATTCTTAGAACATCCATATATACTTTTGAGTGAGAGTTTGATTGTGCCTTTTAGTCCCTCGAAcataaatgaaaagttatttaaGGATTTAAAGACAAAATCAAGAGCACAAGGATGCAGGGTatgaactaaatttttttttttttgtttgaaaaaatagTTGTCAAAACTACAAGCATATAATGTAGATATCATATAactgtttattttattttttaaaattaaatatttgctGCACTTCTCAACATATTGTCACAATATTTTGTGGTCAATAGTATGATCACTTCAATAATCAATGCCCCCAATAAAAATCTCTTTCTAGATAGTTCATATTTACAACTCAATACTACACCAACGTTATTACTTCAGCTTTGTATTTACACAATTGCATATTCGAAtatatttcttgtttttttatGGCAGGCAACATACAACTAACTTAATTCCTATAGGATAAGGCATTGCACAGCGAGATCTTCAAATATCCACCTTGATGAAGCTTTCTTTCAGCAGCTAATTAAAGAAAGGAAAAGAACTATAGATATAAGGGTGGAAAACACCAAGATACACGATATGACACTACAGTGACCACACTTAATTGTGAACTTGCATTGGAAGTGGGAAGTATAGGACCATTGACAAGGGAAAAGAGTTGGACATACTGATTTAAAATTGAAGTATGTTTTTTAATGAAGTTTTTTTTATGGTAGGCAGCATACTACTAACTTAAACTCTTTAAAAAGACcctttgtataatttttatttaatataaatatttttttgtgaaatATCTATTTAGTAAATAGAACATCATTTTTTAAGCATATAAAAGTAGACAAATGATTTGCAATTGCATGACAGTGAAATTATGAAGTGAGATGCAAATTTATGTCACTTTACCTCAGTTCTCAGACTAATGTCACTTTATCCTTGTTAATTAGTTGTTCAACGAACAACGGCTCACTCTTCGACCTCTTTTagctaaatcatagtcaagtgagatcttatatttatttttttttcataactatatttttatgaataaatttactttaaagtttttaataaattaatataaatttattttttataataaagcttaatttttttgaataattgaatgattttttttgaatttttttaaaagagtcaaaaatattacaaatttgatCTCATTTTAAAGATGTTGAAAAAATATTACTGtttgtataattattttttaaaaaatttatttataggttaaattaatcattattaaataaaattaattttttaagcaAATATGATTATGAAGAAGATAAGTAAcaataatcctaaaggaaaatgaTATGAATTTGCATGATAGTATAATTGtgaatataaatttattctaCAACTAGTAAATaatcttgaaaaataattttgctATATCAAGATATTATTCTcatttattttagaaataatattggaaatagtattgaaaaataatactGGTTTACAACTTACTCATGTTTCATTATTTTGCTATATCAAGAAGTTATCTCTTATACCAAGGTAAATACTTCGAAAATAATACTGCTTACCAAATCTTCTTATGCGCATTAAATTGTACTATACTAGAAAATGATTTTCACTGTAAATTCACCTGCCACGTCAATATAAAATTGAGTAGGAAAATTTTCGCTAAGAGTCTGACACGTGTCAGTCctatttcttcattagtagtttttatagattatagattatttATATGTGCACTAGTTAGTTAAATATACTTTAACATTGGACTCTTGTAGAAACAGGGTGTGCTGGGccttataaaaacaaaatacgTGCTTTGAATAGATCAAGCCTATAACGCTCGTCATTTATCTTATATCttaaaattttctgaaattaattatttgctatgaatatgactttttattttttactgtTTTTGCAAGTAATACATACAATACTATTATTGAAGACATTTCTGCTAAAAGCATTTAAATAAACAGAGgctaataaataataacatagtCAAAAAATAAAGTACTAGATATAATGTTTTAAATAAGTAGAAGCACCAATGCAATACAAGCCCACATATATGTTTTGCTGGTAATTTGATATCACCAGTGGATAAAAACAAACtgtaatatactccctcctaatCAATTTAGATGTCTTATTTGCTtaggcacggttattaaggatggtgtggggtccattaaaaagagtaagtagtgaagggtaagtagtgaagggtagttgggtaagtaaggtatataggggtatattcgtaattacttgtgtgaactaaggatatttaggtaaaaaaagattgataaaaatagaaatggaacaactaaaaatattttgccaaataaggaaatgggacaactaaattggttcggagggagtactaAATATAGAATCCTCATCAGCACCATTTGCGTTAAGAATTATTTTTCCAGTAGATTATGATGCACCACCATGCATCAGTTTATTTATCTTCAGTCACCGCAAACCACCAACACATAAAGCAATGTCATACTCATCGCAATTCCGATAATACATAAGAACACAAAATACGAAGCAAGCATTTATTTCAATTCTATAGGAACAAAAACATAATTTATGCTAACCAAAACATGATTACTAAATATGAAGAGCACCATCCTCATCCTCATCCTCATCATCGATTTTCTCAATTGTTTCTTCCTCAATTGGACTTTAAAGAACTAcgattcaacaaaataatcttTCCCCCCAAGACTAAATGCAGATTTCGAAGCCACTAAGCTAACCAGAATGGTAAGCAAATCTCGGGCTAATAGTGCTAACTTCGAATACCTTTTTGCACTTTGTTGTCAATGTTCCAACTCATCTAAGTCCATATTAACATGAACTTGATCCTCTTCAAAATGAGTCCAACCGTGATTTTTAAGCtccaatatttaaaaatagcgGAGTATAACTTTCATAACCATCTTGTAAATTATCAAACCCACTATATAAAGGAGGGCTAGCAACTACATGAGAAGTGGAAGCTTGTAACTTATAAGCCTAGATTACAAAGTATCTAATACTTTGATAACTCGTACCATACCTTCTTCTTGCCCAAACACTTTCACTAAACAAAATTCTacaaattttaacttgaatCGAGGATCCAAAATAGTCGCACAACATAACTGCAAGTTGTATTCCTTTCAATACTAGTCAAATTTTTTAACATTGGATCCACAATAAATGACAATAATTGATGAGGGCCACTTTTTTTCCAAAGTAAATGACAATGAATCAACCAAGGCTTCtttgaaattaaatattacatatatcactaaagaccaaataaattATCACTAAACCAATTTATTGTGAAACTTAAAAGATAAACCAaatattattacactaaaattataaatcaatgatttttttaatgtcattaaattttatatcgctgttaattttgttatagtataacaaaattattttacaaaattgaATTACCGACTTTTTGTGGAACTAGTGACAAAAATTAATTACACAACAAGATACTTTCTGGGTTTTTCTCCTTCTCACTATTTCTTtcccttttttcctttttttccccCACATGTTCCAATTTTGTTAATACATTAAATAGAGAAGCAGTGAAGTACCGAAATTGAAGAGAGCAAGTTATGAGATTGAATAAATTAATTGTTAGGGTTTTGATTTGGGAAACTTTTAGGGTATAGAATTGTGGGTGAGTTTTTAGTGTTCAAATGATGGaggagaaagtgataaaaaaaatgatcgAAGACTGTTAAGGAAATTTTGGAGATTTTAGGCAAATATCAATTTATTTCCTTTTTCTAAGAGATTTACCATATATTTAGGCCTTAATTGTTATCATAATATCTTGATTGTGATCTAGAATATTTTCTTGTAACCTATATTAATCAAACTATGAAGCAATGGAAAGGCAAGACAATTAAACCGAAAATCAATTCTAATATGGTATCAGTCGCTCAGGATTTTACgattcatattaaaaaaaaaaaaaaaaaaaaaaaaaaaaaaaaaaaaaacagaagaagaagaagagaaaccCAGAACACGACCTACCATGGCTGGAAATCAGCCACCATCACCACCGCCTCCACCaaaaattgattctttttctcCGTATTATCTTGGCCCTCATGATCGGCCCGGTGATTTCATCACTCCGACTCGACTCCGTGGAGACAATTATGATGAATGGGCTAACGATGTTTAAATGGCTTTACAAGCAAGACGGAAATTTGTCTTCTTGAATGGCCAAATTACTTCACCCACATCTCCTTGTACATAAGATGATTGGGATACTCTTCAAGCAATGCTTATTTCGTGGCTCATGAACACCATCGATCCCGAAATCAAAACCACACTTTCTAGATACAAAGATGCCAAAAGGCTCTGGGATACTCTTAAATCCCGTTTTTCCATTGTTAATGGACCTCGAATTCAGCAGCTTAAATCATCAATTGCTCGTTGTGAGCAAACGAAAATCATGTCAATTGCACAATACTTTAGGAAATTAACATCTTTGTGGGAAGAATTGAATAATTATGAACCCCTAATTACCTGTTCTTGCTGCGTTTCTTGTACGGCAGGCGAGGAGCATGCGAAAAGAAGAGACAATACAAGACTCCATCAATTTTTAATGGGCTTATATCCCGAAAATTTCTCACAAATTCGAGCAAACATATTGTCTCAAGATCCCCTTCCCTCTCTTGATCGTGCGTATCAATTACTTGTTCAAGATGAACGGGTTCGACTCACGCGGTCTCTACCGGAGGACAAGCCTCTTGATGCTGTTGGTTTTGCCGTTCGAGCGCCACCAGGAAGGGCCAAATCTAAGCAGCCGATATGGGCCGCAGGTACAGCCGGTGTAACCTCAGATCCACGAGACAAACAGGACAAATCAATGCTATTTTGCTCACATTGTAGGAAAACGGGTCATGAACGATCCGGATGTTTTGAATTGAATGGTTACCCAGAATGGTGGCCACCGGGATCTTCAAAGCTGCAGCCCAGAAATTCAGGTACTGCTGGTCGTGGTAAACCGCCTCAAAACGCAGGCAAGGGTCGTGGTGGCTCCGCCATGGCTCACGCTCTCAGCACCAGCAGCCATATCACCTCTTCTCTTCCTTCAACTAATGAACAGGTTGGGCATGTTTTCTCACCAGAACAATGGAAGATACTTGCTTCCTTCATTGGTAATAATAA of the Amaranthus tricolor cultivar Red isolate AtriRed21 chromosome 6, ASM2621246v1, whole genome shotgun sequence genome contains:
- the LOC130815647 gene encoding uncharacterized protein LOC130815647 — its product is MIQPPIQLENKKERSIMLSELETIGATLTGPWIVLRDFNCIANLKKRIGQKSCLNEIEPLRQCMGNCEIYDLKSTRRFFTWSNKKRGEARVLSKIDRVMGNPVWESLFPTTEVYFLSEGYFHHTSMLVQFLEPPKRKKPCKFLNHWGKHRDFIETIREAWRTRPCGNSNHLDHNLKLVKEACKLRFKNTEQWTWLKLKMSLTKPNRSSTYTLGTNI